The nucleotide window CACGACGAGCAACGTCAGAAGCAGAATGCCTGCACAGCCCGCTCCCATAATAAGCGGTGACGTCCAGCCCCGTAGCGGTCCCTGACTGAGCGCATACATCGTCAGTGCAAGCCCCGGCGCAGATAATAACCAACCCGGTAGATCCAGTCGACCAGCTCCCTGTTCTCTGTGTTCCTTCAGATACAGCATGCCAAAGATCACGGCTGGAATACCAACAGGCAGATTCACATAGAAAATCCAGCGCCACGACAGCTGATCCACAATCAATCCGCTCACAATCGGCCCGAGAGCTGGAGCAAGGGCAATCGGCAGCACCAACATGCGAGATACCTTAGCCCGTTCCTGCGGAGGAAAGGTCCGAAACAGCATCGCCATCCCTACAGGTGTAAGCAGACCACCCCCTGCTCCCTGCAAAATACGGAAAAATGTCAATGTGCCTAGACTATCAGCCGTTGCACAAAGCGCAGAGGATACTGTAAACAGTGTCAGTGCCGACAGAAAGACCCGTTTTGTGCCCCATCGATCACCAAGCCATCCGGCGACAGGCAGAAATACAGCCAAACTCACCAAATACCCCACATTCAAGGTACCCGCAGCAGCCGGAGGAACGCCCAGTTCTTCACTAATGGTTCGTAGCGCTACATTTAATACCGTTGCATCCATGGCAACCATAAACATCGCCAGAACATAGACAACGCTCACAATTGCCTTTGGATTCAGACGAAACCTCATCTGCCAACCTCATGAATCATGCCCGGCATCCCCGTTTCATCACAGAGACTCAGCGGCTTCAGGTCAGTCCACTGCTCCGCAATGTAATCCAGACATACACGTCGTTTGGCCTTCCCCAGCATCAGGGTCCAACCTACCGGTACCGGAATGGATGCAGGCCACAGCGAATACTGTCCTTCATCAT belongs to Paenibacillus sp. FSL H8-0079 and includes:
- a CDS encoding MbtH family protein; translation: MSNPFEYEDSNYLVLMNDEGQYSLWPASIPVPVGWTLMLGKAKRRVCLDYIAEQWTDLKPLSLCDETGMPGMIHEVGR